The Platichthys flesus chromosome 10, fPlaFle2.1, whole genome shotgun sequence genome includes a window with the following:
- the tmem229b gene encoding transmembrane protein 229b produces MEIMESPEAPVPLTALSRWYLYAIHGYFCEVMFTAAWEFVVNCNWKFPGVTSVWALFIYGTCILIVERMYLKLRGRCPVLLRCIIYTLWTYLWEFGTGLLLRQFNACPWDYSQFRYNFMGLITAEYAVPWFCASFIVERLVIRNTLRLRYHEGPKDGWSDQGSDAGGGGGAGGTLGAGRRSRGMGDSSNGYLKVD; encoded by the coding sequence atggagaTCATGGAATCCCCGGAGGCCCCCGTGCCCCTGACAGCTCTGTCCCGCTGGTACCTCTACGCCATCCACGGCTACTTCTGTGAGGTCATGTTCACCGCCGCCTGGGAGTTTGTGGTGAACTGCAACTGGAAGTTCCCCGGCGTGACCAGCGTGTGGGCGCTCTTCATCTACGGCACCTGCATCCTCATCGTGGAGCGCATGTACCTGAAGCTGCGCGGCCGCTGCCCCGTGCTGCTGCGCTGCATCATCTACACCCTGTGGACCTACCTGTGGGAGTTCGGCACtgggctgctgctgcgccagttCAACGCCTGCCCCTGGGACTACTCCCAGTTCCGCTACAACTTCATGGGGTTGATCACGGCCGAGTACGCCGTGCCCTGGTTCTGCGCCTCCTTCATCGTGGAGCGCCTGGTCATCCGCAATACGCTGCGACTGCGCTACCACGAGGGGCCCAAGGACGGCTGGTCGGACCAGGGGTCGGACGCAGggggcggaggaggagcaggaggaactCTGGGAgctgggaggaggagcagagggatgGGAGATAGCTCTAACGGTTACCTTAAAGTGGACTAA